Part of the Gammaproteobacteria bacterium genome is shown below.
TGGGCCTATTACGCGAGGACCGTGCGCGCCTCAGCGTTGGTTGAGCGAAACAAGGAGTACATAGAATCCGCCCAGTGTCTGGCCTTGTCTAAGTCCCGGATCCTGTTCCGTCACCTGCTTCCAAACGTGGTTGCTCCAATTATTGTGGTCGGGACGATGCAGACCGCACACGCGATCGCGCTTGAAGCAACTCTCTCTTTCCTAGGGCTCGGTATGGAACAGACTGAGCCATCGCTTGGCAGTCTGATTGCCAATGGGTTCGATTACATCCATTCAGGCCATTACTGGATAACCATGTACCCGGGCGTGGCGCTACTTGTCACTATCGTCTCGATAAACTTGGTCGGTGACCAACTCCGCGACGTACTCAACCCACGCCTGCAACGATAGGCTGGTAAGCGTATGAACGCTGACGGTTCCAGACCAACACTTCAGGTCAGCCACCTGCAAACGTCTTTCATGACTAAGGCGGGCGAAGTCAAGGCGGTCGATGACGTCAGCTTTTCGGTGCACCCTGGCCGAGTTTTGGGTCTAGTCGGCGAGTCGGGTTCCGGCAAGACTGTGACAGGGTTTTCAATCATGGGCCTGGTGGATCACCCAGGCCGTATTATCGGTGGCGAAGTCCGCTTTCGGGGAGAAAATGTAGTCGGCGCAACCGAGCAGCGCTGGCAGCAGTTGCGCGGCAACCAGATCGCAATGGTCTTTCAGGACCCGATGATGACGCTCAATCCGGTGCTGCGCATCGACACCCAGATGATCGAAGCGATCCGGGCACACGAGTCACTCAATCGCAATGAGGCGCGCCAGCGTGCACGCGATGCCCTCGGCCAGGTCGGGATTCCATCGCCGGACGAGCGGCTGAAGGCTTACCCGCACCAGTTCTCTGGTGGCATGCGCCAGCGCGTGTCCATCGCTATCGCTCTTTTGAACAAACCGGACCTGATCATTGCGGACGAGCCAACGACAGCGCTAGACGTCACGATCCAGGCCCAGATCCTGCACGAAGTACAAAAGCTCTGCCAGGAAACCGGGACGGCGCTGATTTGGATTACGCACGACCTCTCGGTTATTGCGGGTCTTGCAGATGATGTAGCCGTGATGTATGCCGGCCGGATCGTCGAATACGGTGAGGTAGACAATGTGCTGGATCGCCCGATGCATCCTTACACCTTCGGGCTGATTGGTTCAGTGCCATCCCGCAACCGGCGAGGTGCGCCGCTTCATCAGATTCCGGGAATGACACCATCTCTGCTGAACTTGCCGCGGGGTTGTGCCTTTAGGACTCGCTGCCCGCAGGCAGTCGACCTTTGTGGTACAGCACCCGAAGTCTCCGAACCGCGAGGTAGTGGCAGGCTGATACGATGTCATTCGCCAATGTCGCCTGCCGGATTGACGACTGAATTACCCGGAATTTCTGCCTCATGACCGATGCCCATCCGAACCACAAAACACCGATCGTTGAGTTACGGAACATTTCAAAACGCTTTGTCAAACGGCTTGATTTTGCCGGGCGTCTGGCACAGAAGCTCGGTGCCAATGTTCAAGAAGAGGTGGTGCATGCGGTAGACAGTGTGTCACTGTCGATCTTTGAAGGTGAAGTTGTTGGACTCGTCGGTGAATCCGGATGTGGAAAGTCGACCTTGGGCCGCATCGTTGCAGGTGTATACCAGCCGTCGAACGGACAGGTGTATTTTCGTGGCAAACCTATGGCGGAGATGTCGGGTACTGTCGCCCGTGATACCGCACTTAGCATACAGATGATCTTTCAGGATCCAATGAGTTCGCTTAATCCGCGTCTGCGCGTTATCGATATTGTTGGTGAAGCGCCCATGGTTCACGGGGTCGTTGACCGACGCGACGTTGAAGCGCATGTCATTCAGGCCATGTTGCGGGTAGGGCTAGATCCAGACTTCATTCGCCGGTATCCACACCAGTTTTCAGGTGGCCAGCGGCAACGGATTGGTATTGCTCGAGCCCTCGCAGTAAATCCGGAGTTCCTTGTCTGTGACGAATCGGTTGCGGCGCTAGATGTATCGATTCAAGCCCAAGTCTTAAATCTGTTTATGAATCTTCGCAAGGAACTTAATCTGACCTACCTTTTTATCAGTCATGATCTCGGTGTGGTCGAGCACCTCAGTGATCGTGTTGTGATCATGTATCTTGGTCGGGTGGTCGAGGTAGCAACGACCGAGGCGTTATTCACATCGCCAAAGCACCCTTACACACAAGCGTTACTTGCCGAGGTCCCCAAGATAGATTCGCGACGTCGTCGATTCGAACCGGTTCAGGGTGAGATTCCGTCTCCCCTGGATCCGCCCACGGGCTGTCATTTTCATCCGCGCTGCCCACATGCAATTGAAACATGTACTAGAGAACAGCCTGAGCTACGCAAGACTGTAGGTGGCCGCCTGGTTGCCTGTCATCTGGTTGAATCCACGTCACCGGACTGAACTGGTCGGGCAGTTGATCGTGAGTGTAACAACTCCGGTCTATTGTGCAGTCAGCCGTTCGGTGTAATTGGCTGCGCCAGTCGAACAGCAGTTTTACCTGGGTATAGTCGCCGGGTCGGCATAATCAGGACAGTCGGTTCAAACGGTGCAGTAATCGCACGTGATCCATCGTGCCCAATCAGCGTACCTTTGGCCAAGTGTTCGAAACCGGTCCACTGCTGGTCGAAAACGAAAGCGTTCGTTTCGATCGTCACAACCTTGTCGACCCGATAGAAATTCTGACCTTGAGGACTTGGACAACCTTTTAGTGTTTCTGCACCGAAATCAGGGGCCATGACAGCTGCGGCGTGGAGGAAACGAACCATCACAGCTTTTGCCATTTCCGCTGAAGTCGCTTCCCAGTGCTGGCCACATTCTATGAGGAGCGCATTGCGTGGGCTGTCGGGATCACGGAACGCATTGTAGTCACGCATACGCATGCCTTCATTATGTCCTTTGTCGGTGACCACGGTTGCGGGCAAGCCTACCTGTGTTGCCAGCTCCAGTCCCTTGGCTACCATTCCAGCCATCATCAGTGGAAGGCAGGGTTGTTGCATTGAATGAATGTCAAGCAGCAGGTCAACATTGTCTAGGAATGGTCGGATTTCACGGGCCCGCTGAACTTCACTGGTGACTTTTCGATCGGGATCATCCAGTACACCCGGTCCCCACAAGCGGTTGAAGTCCTCGTCTACCCAACGTGAGCGGTTTGGATGTTCGGGATCGTAGCTAAGGTATGCCTCGACGTTCATGAATCCAATACTCAGTCGGCCGGCTATAGGCTTAACCTTCTGCTGGAGTAGCCAATCAGCTGCGATAGCGCCACAGAGCTCGTTACCGTGCACCACTGTAGATATAAATACATGCGGTCCTGGTTGACCTGAATCGAGGGTGTGTAAATAGTCGATTCCGGAATTCCCGGTTTTATAGGCTGTGATATCAACGGGATCGAGTTCGACCGGCAGATCATTTTCATAGTCCAGAAGCGGATCAGTCATAGTGGAGATTTCCTTCGTTCTACTGGGAGTCAGTTGCGTAGATTACGCAATAATTGAAACAATGCGGGTCCGGCAGCAGCGATCATCGTAATACGAAAAATATGCAGGGTCGCGATGAACGCAGTATCACTATCCATCGAGATTGCAATCAAGCTCATCTCTGCCAGACCACCGGGCGCCAGTGCGAGCAGTAATGCTTCTTCACTGATGTTGAGAACAGGTGCCAACAATTGTGCCAATCCTACTGCTACTGCCAGCATGATAATAGTTGCAACAAACGCGGCTATAGCAGGACGAAACATGCTACGTGGACGCATACCCCGAAACTGTGCACCGATGGCAGAACCAATCACGACTTGGGCGATAGTAACCACGGGAGTTGGCAGTGGTGTGTTTACCAGGTCAAAGTTATAGACAATCGCGGACAGGACCATGGGTATGAGAATTTGGCCGAAAGCGAGGCCAAGTCGGCTCGCCAGCCAGAAGCCAGCTAAACCGCAACCCGAGAGGAGGATGATTTCTTTAAAGTCAGGATACGACGTCTCTGGAGTCGGTAGGACAGACAAACTGGGGACTTCAACACCGACGACAGTAACAAAGTACAGTGGAATTGAAAAAACCACCAGGAATACTCTTGTCGCATGGGCGATTGGAATCAACCGACTGTCTGCACCGGCCTGTTCCCCAGCGATTGCCATGATTCCCAGGCCACCCGGTGTGCTTGAGAAGTAGGCTGTTGTGGCATCCATATAGCCAAGTCTGCGAAATATAAAGACGGCAACGGTGGTGGTCACGATAACGTATACCAGCATCACCAGTAATGCACCGCCCCAGGTAGACAGATTGTCCAAGGCTCCAGCGGTGAAAAAACTGCCCAGGAGAATGCCCAGCACAACAACCATGATATTTCTGAGCGGCATATAGCGTCGAACCGGCACACCGCTAAATGCGCAAGCTGATACAAATATCATGCTCCCCAGCATCCAGGGTAGCGGAAGTCTCCAGTAGTAAAACAATGCGCCGCCTGCCGTGCCAATGACCAGGCTGAGGAGGACGGCCACTGTGGGTTTGGGTTCAGCCACCGCTATGGCGGCTATAGCAGCCGAAACCCAGACTGTAAGCGAAGTGATTGGGTGGGTTTTTCAACAAGTTGGCATAGGACCACTGACCAGTGGTCATCTAAATATCATCCGGTTGTCGTACCACCGTTGGGTTCAATCTGGATTGTCCTGTACACCCAGACGCTTCTGAAGCGCGGAACTGGTTGTGGTGTATTGAAGTTTATGTTTTGTGTCGGGGTCAAGATATTGTTGTATTGCAAAAGCCGCCAAGGCCCCTTCGTGGAAACCGCTCAGGATAAGCTTCTTCTTACCCGGGTAGGTGTTGATGTCACCGATAGCATAGATTCCGGGTATGTTGGTTTGAAACGTTTCTAGACTAACACTGATGTGCTTGCGTTCGATGTCCAGACCCCAGTCAGCGATAGGACCAAGGTCCGGCGACAGGCCATAGAATACTAGAAGTTCATCCAGTTCAATTCGTTGGGGTTCACCATCTCCAAATGGTGCGACGTCGATAGCAGTGATCTTGCCCTGGTCTGACTGATAGCTTGGTATGCGGCCGATCAGGCAGTCCACGGGTTGATTAGGGTCGTCAATTAGTTCATGCATTTTGGCAACCGATGCGGGTGCTGCTCGGAATTCATCTCGGCGATGGACGATAGACACATGCTTTGCAATAGCTGCTAGTTCCAATACCCAGTCCAGAGCTGAGTCCCCACCTCCAACAATGACGACCTTTTTGCCTTTGAAATGGAGCTTGTCTGCCACATGATAATGGAGATTGCTTTGTTCGAATTGATCAATACCGGAAAGCCGTAGCGGCCTGGGTTTAAATGCACCAAGACCTGCAGCGATGACTATAGTTCGGGTCTGGAAATGAATGTTGCCCTCAGTGTGTAACTCAAAAGAGTTGTCTTCCAGTTGCGCCAGTTGAGTGATGCGATGGCCCAGATGGAAAGTTGGATCGAATGGTTTGAGCTGTTCAGCCAGGCGGTCAATCAATTCCTGTGCACCGACGATCGGCAGCGCTGGTATGTCATAGATTGCCTTATCGGGATAGAGCATAGTGCACTGCCCGCCCACAACGGGGAGCGAGTCGACGACTTGAGTATCGATGCCCAGCAACCCGAGTTCAAAGCACTGGAAAAGACCGCTGGGACCCGCGCCGATAATGACGACGTCTGTTTTAATAGTCATGATGGCTGAGTATAACTCTGTGTGTTGGCTGAGCTTCCCGAGGTTGACTGAGTTTTCGACTGGTCGTGGTTTCGTCAACGGGAGATAATCGGACATCAGCCATAGCGTCTTAAGCGATCGGCTGTACTGTTTGGGTTAAGCAGCACCCTGAAACCGGATTGGCTGGCGGTAGATCAGC
Proteins encoded:
- a CDS encoding ABC transporter ATP-binding protein encodes the protein MNADGSRPTLQVSHLQTSFMTKAGEVKAVDDVSFSVHPGRVLGLVGESGSGKTVTGFSIMGLVDHPGRIIGGEVRFRGENVVGATEQRWQQLRGNQIAMVFQDPMMTLNPVLRIDTQMIEAIRAHESLNRNEARQRARDALGQVGIPSPDERLKAYPHQFSGGMRQRVSIAIALLNKPDLIIADEPTTALDVTIQAQILHEVQKLCQETGTALIWITHDLSVIAGLADDVAVMYAGRIVEYGEVDNVLDRPMHPYTFGLIGSVPSRNRRGAPLHQIPGMTPSLLNLPRGCAFRTRCPQAVDLCGTAPEVSEPRGSGRLIRCHSPMSPAGLTTELPGISAS
- a CDS encoding ATP-binding cassette domain-containing protein, with product MTDAHPNHKTPIVELRNISKRFVKRLDFAGRLAQKLGANVQEEVVHAVDSVSLSIFEGEVVGLVGESGCGKSTLGRIVAGVYQPSNGQVYFRGKPMAEMSGTVARDTALSIQMIFQDPMSSLNPRLRVIDIVGEAPMVHGVVDRRDVEAHVIQAMLRVGLDPDFIRRYPHQFSGGQRQRIGIARALAVNPEFLVCDESVAALDVSIQAQVLNLFMNLRKELNLTYLFISHDLGVVEHLSDRVVIMYLGRVVEVATTEALFTSPKHPYTQALLAEVPKIDSRRRRFEPVQGEIPSPLDPPTGCHFHPRCPHAIETCTREQPELRKTVGGRLVACHLVESTSPD
- a CDS encoding succinylglutamate desuccinylase/aspartoacylase family protein: MTDPLLDYENDLPVELDPVDITAYKTGNSGIDYLHTLDSGQPGPHVFISTVVHGNELCGAIAADWLLQQKVKPIAGRLSIGFMNVEAYLSYDPEHPNRSRWVDEDFNRLWGPGVLDDPDRKVTSEVQRAREIRPFLDNVDLLLDIHSMQQPCLPLMMAGMVAKGLELATQVGLPATVVTDKGHNEGMRMRDYNAFRDPDSPRNALLIECGQHWEATSAEMAKAVMVRFLHAAAVMAPDFGAETLKGCPSPQGQNFYRVDKVVTIETNAFVFDQQWTGFEHLAKGTLIGHDGSRAITAPFEPTVLIMPTRRLYPGKTAVRLAQPITPNG
- a CDS encoding AbrB family transcriptional regulator; protein product: MAEPKPTVAVLLSLVIGTAGGALFYYWRLPLPWMLGSMIFVSACAFSGVPVRRYMPLRNIMVVVLGILLGSFFTAGALDNLSTWGGALLVMLVYVIVTTTVAVFIFRRLGYMDATTAYFSSTPGGLGIMAIAGEQAGADSRLIPIAHATRVFLVVFSIPLYFVTVVGVEVPSLSVLPTPETSYPDFKEIILLSGCGLAGFWLASRLGLAFGQILIPMVLSAIVYNFDLVNTPLPTPVVTIAQVVIGSAIGAQFRGMRPRSMFRPAIAAFVATIIMLAVAVGLAQLLAPVLNISEEALLLALAPGGLAEMSLIAISMDSDTAFIATLHIFRITMIAAAGPALFQLLRNLRN
- a CDS encoding NAD(P)/FAD-dependent oxidoreductase, coding for MTIKTDVVIIGAGPSGLFQCFELGLLGIDTQVVDSLPVVGGQCTMLYPDKAIYDIPALPIVGAQELIDRLAEQLKPFDPTFHLGHRITQLAQLEDNSFELHTEGNIHFQTRTIVIAAGLGAFKPRPLRLSGIDQFEQSNLHYHVADKLHFKGKKVVIVGGGDSALDWVLELAAIAKHVSIVHRRDEFRAAPASVAKMHELIDDPNQPVDCLIGRIPSYQSDQGKITAIDVAPFGDGEPQRIELDELLVFYGLSPDLGPIADWGLDIERKHISVSLETFQTNIPGIYAIGDINTYPGKKKLILSGFHEGALAAFAIQQYLDPDTKHKLQYTTTSSALQKRLGVQDNPD